One Papaver somniferum cultivar HN1 chromosome 10, ASM357369v1, whole genome shotgun sequence genomic window carries:
- the LOC113315902 gene encoding putative cullin-like protein 2 — MELDQLEEGWATVQMGITKLINIIEGVPESPMDSETRMKMYTTVYNLGSPPSDYSEELYKRYEGVFNDYLSSKVLPAIQENRDDDVSMLEELVYRWDNHKDAGFGCFRKIVYEAMKVRVKDAVITLINQERDGEEIDQTLLMEVLEIFQNMECYVDGFETAFLDDTVDYYTKKVSNWTPGDYTVKAEECLKKEKDRVSQYLRYSTKEKLLKVVQDVLNTVSTVA, encoded by the exons ATGGAGCTAGATCAGCTGGAAGAAGGATGGGCAACAGTGCAGATGGGGATTACAAAGCTGATTAATATTATTGAAGGTGTTCCTGAATCACCAATGGACTCGGAAACTAGGATGAAGATGTACACAACAGTTTACAATCTGGGATCTCCTCCTTCTGATTATTCTGAAGAGCTTTACAAAAGGTACGAAGGCGTTTTTAATGATTACTTGAGTTCCAAAGTTTTACCAGCTATTCAAGAGAACCGTGACGATGATGTATCAATGTTGGAAGAACTCGTATATAGGTGGGATAATCATAAG GATGCTGGGTTTGGTTGCTTTCGTAAAATTGTCTATGAGGCGATGAAAGTTCGAGTTAAGGATGCTGTTATCACGCTGATTAATCAAGAGCGCGACGGAGAAGAAATCGACCAAACTTTGCTCATGGAAGTTTTAGAGATTTTTCAAAATATGGAATGTTATGTGGATGGTTTCGAAACGGCGTTTTTGGATGACACAGTCGATTATTATACCAAGAAAGTTTCAAATTGGACTCCAGGAGACTATACGGTGAAGGCTGAGGAATGTTTGAAAAAGGAGAAAGATAGGGTCTCTCAATATTTGCGCTACAGTACCAAGGAGAAGCTGTTGAAGGTCGTTCAAGATGTTCTTAATACTGTTTCAACAGTTGCTTGA